From the genome of Globicephala melas chromosome 14, mGloMel1.2, whole genome shotgun sequence, one region includes:
- the LOC115854835 gene encoding LOW QUALITY PROTEIN: methylglutaconyl-CoA hydratase, mitochondrial-like (The sequence of the model RefSeq protein was modified relative to this genomic sequence to represent the inferred CDS: substituted 1 base at 1 genomic stop codon) yields the protein MRYLEEENRGTVVLGINRAYTKNSLSTNLIKMLSKAVDALKSDKKVRTIIVRSEVPGIFCAGAELKERVKMNSSEVGPFVSKIRAVINEIANLPVPTTAAIDGLALGGGLEMALACDIRVAASSAKMGLAETKLAIIPGGGGTQXLPRAIGMSLAKELIFSARVLDGQAAKAVGLISHVLEQNQEGDAAYRKALDLAREFLPQGPVAMRVAKLAIKQGMEVDLVTGLAIEEACYAQTIPTKDRLEGLPAFKEKRTPRYKGE from the coding sequence ATGCGGTATCTGGAAGAGGAGAACCGAGGAACTGTGGTGCTTGGAATAAACAGAGCTTATACCAAAAATTCACTGAGTACAAATCttataaaaatgctttcaaaagCTGTGGATGCTTTAAAATCTGATAAGAAAGTACGGACCATCATAGTAAGAAGTGAAGTCCCAGGGATATTCTGTGCTGGTGCTGAGCTTAAGGAAAGAGTCAAAATGAATTCCAGTGAAGTTGGTCCTTTTGTCTCCAAAATAAGAGCAGTGATTAATGAAATCGCTAATCTTCCAGTGCCAACCACTGCAGCAATAGATGGACTCGCTTTAGGTGGTGGACTTGAAATGGCTTTAGCATGTGATATAAGAGTAGCAGCTTCTTCTGCAAAAATGGGCCTGGCTGAAACAAAGTTGGCAAttattcctggtggagggggcacGCAGTGACTGCCACGTGCCATTGGGATGTCCCTGGCCAAAGAGCTCATCTTCTCTGCACGTGTGCTCGATGGCCAAGCAGCCAAAGCAGTGGGCTTGATCAGCCATGTTCTGGAACAGAACCAGGAGGGGGATGCTGCCTATAGAAAGGCCTTGGACCTAGCAAGAGAGTTTTTACCTCAGGGACCTGTTGCAATGAGAGTGGCAAAATTAGCAATTAAGCAAGGGATGGAGGTCGATTTAGTAACAGGATTAGCCATAGAAGAAGCTTGTTATGCTCAGACTATTCCAACGAAAGACAGACTTGAAGGTCTTCctgcttttaaagagaaaaggacCCCTCGTTATAAAGGAgagtag